From a single Candidatus Bathyarchaeota archaeon genomic region:
- a CDS encoding branched-chain amino acid ABC transporter permease, producing MSLELAAQTIINGLFIGFLFGLAGMGLTLIFGIMRILNIATGALIMFGAYITYWLFCLLSFNPLLAIGVSALFGFAFGVVLYFSLVNRLIRTPGLISLLALYGVAIILENAMLYVWTPNPRCIPFIYPSLNFGLVTISGNKMIVSLFAIGASFLLLAFLKWTYIGRAIRATVQDWTAASLMGVNVRKVYAIGFAIGISLTTFAGGLVAMTYTFEPLGGLQYTLYAFCVVVLGTLGNPAGCLLAGVIIGMATSITGSYWTVNMSPAVAYFILIMVFLLKPSGLMGKKE from the coding sequence TTTGGATTGGCTGGAATGGGCCTAACTTTGATCTTCGGAATAATGAGAATTTTAAATATAGCTACCGGTGCTTTGATAATGTTCGGTGCATACATCACTTATTGGCTATTTTGCCTACTTTCTTTCAATCCTTTGTTGGCTATTGGTGTAAGCGCGCTATTTGGTTTCGCTTTTGGAGTTGTGCTATACTTCTCATTAGTCAACAGACTAATAAGAACACCTGGGCTTATTTCTTTACTGGCACTCTACGGAGTAGCTATAATTTTAGAGAATGCTATGCTTTACGTGTGGACACCAAATCCTCGTTGTATCCCGTTTATTTATCCTTCACTAAATTTTGGATTAGTGACCATTAGCGGAAATAAAATGATTGTCTCTTTATTTGCTATCGGGGCTTCTTTTCTTCTTCTAGCATTTCTAAAGTGGACTTATATAGGTAGGGCTATTAGAGCTACGGTGCAAGATTGGACAGCGGCCTCTTTAATGGGCGTTAATGTTAGAAAAGTATACGCAATAGGTTTTGCTATAGGTATCTCTCTTACTACATTTGCTGGTGGTTTAGTCGCTATGACATATACATTCGAGCCTTTGGGCGGTCTGCAGTATACTCTTTATGCTTTTTGCGTAGTCGTATTAGGAACGCTTGGCAATCCTGCAGGCTGTCTTCTTGCGGGAGTTATAATTGGAATGGCCACCAGCATTACTGGAAGCTACTGGACTGTTAACATGAGCCCAGCTGTAGCCTATTTTATACTTATAATGGTATTTTTACTAAAACCTAGTGGCTTAATGGGAAAGAAGGAATAA